One Etheostoma spectabile isolate EspeVRDwgs_2016 chromosome 12, UIUC_Espe_1.0, whole genome shotgun sequence genomic window carries:
- the sugp1 gene encoding SURP and G-patch domain-containing protein 1 — translation MEPSDAGRGGWKSKPIQPQKNKMNMNILRQEKLIAQKKKEIEARMAEQAKLNMQTPSKPLPPSYPILQGGTSNKFVNDGSFLQQFMRLQKEKSNNVSGSTSETKSPTTSTSSPGGNTLQKKSILVGKRPGLGVSSMLSQFKNYSHSKKSPVLSQRPSVFCSPDDDDEEEESDYSGFLEMKVSPPEDSDTRLIIDKMASFVAEGGAELERKAKEDYKDNPVFSFLYDKSSMEYLYFKNRVAVLRKNLLRPENTKDNVSPPVDAETQQVVENLARFVAEGGPEVEAMAAVRNRDNPAFSFLYEHQSPVHRFYKEKIQEYRAAASQSFSPPAAELRTDPPRPAAPPLSATPPSLNPTSPPQIQEGETPPVKRKRKSRWGSEDDKVELPIPPIIVSQEVNVPDPNAPCLSAQDLRGLGYKKGKPLGLVGVTELSEDQKKQIKEQQEMQEMYEMIMKHKRAMAEMQVMWEKAIRDHQHEYDSDEEVDQQAGTWEHRLRQMEMEKTREWAESLTEMGKGKHFIGDFLPPEELDKFMETFKALKEGRDPDYSEYKEFKLTVENLGFRMLMKMGWKEGEGLGSDGQGIKAPVNKGTTAMNGAGFGVDRPAELTKNDDEYDAYRKRMMLAYRFRPNPLNNPRRPYY, via the exons ATGGAACCTAGCGATGCAG GGCGAGGAGGATGGAAGTCCAAGCCTATCCAGCCACAGAAAAACAAGATGAACATGAATATTCTACGTCAAGAGAAACTGATAGctcagaagaagaaggagataGAGGCCAGAATGGCAGAGCAAGCAAAACTGAATATGCAAACCCCGAGCAAACCCCTGCCTCCAAG TTATCCCATTCTTCAAGGAGGTACCTCAAACAAGTTTGTAAATGATGGAAGCTTCTTACAGCAGTTCATGAGGTTGCAGAAGGAGAAATCCAACAATGTGTCTG GTTCCACCAGTGAAACCAAAAGTCCCACAACCTCTACTTCATCACCAGGAGGAAACACACTGCAGAAAAAGAGCATTCTTGTTGGCAAGCGGCCTGGCCTTGGAGTCAGTAGCATGCTTAGTCAGTTCAAGAATTACTCGCACTCCAAGAAGAGTCCTGTTCTCAGCCAGAGGCCAAGTGTGTTTTGTTCTCCAGATGATGACGACGAGGAAGAAGAATCTGATTACTCCGGATTCTTAGAAATGAAAG TTTCTCCCCCAGAGGACTCAGACACCAGACTCATTATCGACAAGATGGCCTCTTTTGTGGCGGAGGGAGGAGCCGAACTGGAGCGAAAGGCCAAGGAAGACTACAAGGACAATCCTGTTTTCTC ATTTTTATACGATAAGAGCAGCATGGAGTATCTCTACTTCAAAAACAGAGTTGCTGTTTTGAGAAAGAATTTGCTGAGACCTGAGAATACAAAGGATAATG TCTCCCCCCCAGTGGACGCGGAAACCCAGCAGGTTGTTGAGAACCTGGCCAGGTTTGTGGCAGAGGGTGGCCCCGAGGTGGAAGCCATGGCTGCTGTGCGTAATCGAGACAACCCTGCTTTCAG TTTTTTATATGAACATCAAAGTCCAGTCCACCGATTCTacaaagagaaaatacaggAGTATCGTGCGGCAGCCTCCCAGAGCTTTTCCCCTCCAGCAGCAGAGTTGAGAACAGACCCTCCGCGACCAGCTGCTCCGCCATTATCAGCAACCCCTCCATCGCTGAACCCCACTTCTCCACCCCAAATTCAGGAGGGAGAAACTCCGCCCGTCAAACGGAAGAGAAAGAGTAGATGGGGGTCGGAGGATGACAAAGTCGAGTTGCCCATTCCTCCCATCATTGTTTCTCAGGAGGTTAATGTCCCAGACCCTAACGCACCATGTCTCTCTG CCCaggacctgagaggtctgggttaTAAGAAAGGGAAGCCTCTTGGTCTGGTAGGAGTGACAGAACTATCTGAGGACCAGAAGaaacaaatcaaagaacaaCAAGAG ATGCAAGAGATGTACGAAATGATCATGAAGCACAAGCGTGCCATGGCAGAGATGCAGGTGATGTGGGAGAAGGCCATTAGAGACCACCAACATGAATATGACAGCGATGAAGAAGTCGACCAGCAGGCAGGAACCTGGGAGCATCGTCTCCGGCAGATGGAAATGGAGAAGACCCGGG AGTGGGCAGAATCTCTGACAGAAATGGGTAAAGGGAAACATTTTATCGGTGACTTCCTGCCCCCTGAGGAGCTGGATAAGTTCATGGAAACCTTCAAGGCACTCAAG GAGGGCCGCGACCCAGACTACTCAGAATACAAAGAGTTTAAGTTGACGGTGGAAAATCTTGGTTTCCGGATGCTTATGAAGATGGGCTGGAAGGAAGGGGAAGGCCTGGGCAGTGACGGACAGGGCATCAAGGCTCCTGTCAACAA GGGAACTACCGCCATGAACGGAGCAGGGTTTGGAGTTGACCGTCCTGCTGAGCTCACAAAAAATGACGACGAGTACGATGCTTATAGAAAGAGGATGATGCTGGCTTACCGCTTCAGGCCAAACCCGCTG AATAATCCTCGGAGACCATATTACTGA
- the stk11 gene encoding serine/threonine-protein kinase STK11 isoform X1 has translation MSTGELHHLNYLNENELMEMDTFIHRIDSTEVIYQPRRKRAKLIGKYLMGDLLGEGSYGKVKEMLDSETLCRRAVKILKKKKLRRIPNGEANVKKEIQLLRRLQHKNVIQLVDVLYNEEKQKMYMVMEYCVCGMQEMLDSVPEKRFPVFQAHGYFCQLLDGLEYLHSQGIVHKDIKPGNLLLTTDGALKISDLGVAEALHPFAEDDTCRTSQGSPAFQPPEIANGLDTFSGFKVDIWSAGVTLYNITTSLYPFEGDNIYKLFENIGKGDYTVPEECGPLLSDLLQGMLEYDPAKRFSIQNIRQHNWVRKKHPPSEPPVPIPANAESRDPWRSMTVVPYLEDLHGYTEEDDDELYDGEDEIIYTQDFTVPGQVAEETQDQEHADHSPAVAKPVCVNGTDGGSLNSKAKAERRSSSSSNPSRKGVSTASKIRKLSTCKQQ, from the exons ATGAGTACCGGCGAGCTGCATCATCTTAACTAtctaaatgaaaatgaactgATGGAGATGGATACTTTCATTCACCGCATTGACTCTACAGAGGTAATCTACCAGCCACGAAGGAAGAGGGCAAAGTTGATCGGAAAGTACTTGATGGGGGATCTGCTAGGGGAGGGATCTtatgggaaagtgaaagagatgCTGGACTCAGAGACTCTTTGTCGCAGGGCTGTCAAAAtactaaagaagaagaagctgaggAGGATTCCCAATGGAGAAGCCAATGTGAAAAA GGAGATTCAGCTGCTAAGAAGACTCCAACACAAGAATGTGATTCAGTTGGTGGATGTGCTCTAcaatgaagagaagcagaaaat GTATATGGTGATGGAGTATTGCGTTTGTGGGATGCAAGAAATGCTGGACAGCGTCCCAGAGAAAAGGTTTCCAGTATTTCAAGCTCACGG gtATTTTTGCCAGCTCTTAGATGGCCTTGAATATTTGCACAGCCAGGGAATAGTTCACAAAGACATTAAACCAGGGAATCTGCTGCTGACCACAGACGGGGCACTTAAAATCTCAGACCTGGGAGTAGCAGAG GCCCTTCACCCATTTGCAGAAGATGATACATGTCGCACCAGTCAAGGCTCTCCAGCCTTCCAGCCCCCAGAGATTGCCAACGGACTGGACACCTTTTCAGGGTTTAAAGTGGACATTTGGTCTGCTGGAGTAACACT ATACAACATTACAACGAGTCTGTATCCGTTTGAGGGGGACAACATCTATAAGCTATTTGAGAACATAGGAAAAGGAGACTACACGGTTCCCGAGGAGTGTGGACCCCTCCTGTCCGACCTGCTGCAAG gaaTGCTTGAGTACGACCCTGCAAAGAGGTTTTCCATACAAAATATAAGGCAACACAA CTGGGTACGTAAGAAACACCCTCCGTCTGAGCCCCCTGTGCCCATCCCTGCCAACGCAGAAAGCAGGGACCCTTGGCGGAGTATGACAGTGGTGCCCTATCTGGAGGATCTGCACGGCTACACGGAGGAGGACGATGACGAGCTCTACGATGGAGAGGATGAGATCATATATACTCAGGACTTCACAGTGCCAG GACAAGTGGCTGAAGAAACTCAAGATCAAGAGCACGCAGACCACAGTCCAGCTGTAGCCAAGCCAGTGTGTGTGAACGGGACAGACGGTGGGTCTCTGAACAGCAAGGCCAAAGCCGAACGCCGATCCTCCTCTTCATCTAACCCCTCACGTAAAGGAGTCTCCACAGCCAGCAAGATCCGCAAGCTCTCCACCTGCAAACAGCAATGa
- the stk11 gene encoding serine/threonine-protein kinase STK11 isoform X2: MSTGELHHLNYLNENELMEMDTFIHRIDSTEVIYQPRRKRAKLIGKYLMGDLLGEGSYGKVKEMLDSETLCRRAVKILKKKKLRRIPNGEANVKKEIQLLRRLQHKNVIQLVDVLYNEEKQKMYMVMEYCVCGMQEMLDSVPEKRFPVFQAHGYFCQLLDGLEYLHSQGIVHKDIKPGNLLLTTDGALKISDLGVAEALHPFAEDDTCRTSQGSPAFQPPEIANGLDTFSGFKVDIWSAGVTLYNITTSLYPFEGDNIYKLFENIGKGDYTVPEECGPLLSDLLQGMLEYDPAKRFSIQNIRQHNWVRKKHPPSEPPVPIPANAESRDPWRSMTVVPYLEDLHGYTEEDDDELYDGEDEIIYTQDFTVPG, encoded by the exons ATGAGTACCGGCGAGCTGCATCATCTTAACTAtctaaatgaaaatgaactgATGGAGATGGATACTTTCATTCACCGCATTGACTCTACAGAGGTAATCTACCAGCCACGAAGGAAGAGGGCAAAGTTGATCGGAAAGTACTTGATGGGGGATCTGCTAGGGGAGGGATCTtatgggaaagtgaaagagatgCTGGACTCAGAGACTCTTTGTCGCAGGGCTGTCAAAAtactaaagaagaagaagctgaggAGGATTCCCAATGGAGAAGCCAATGTGAAAAA GGAGATTCAGCTGCTAAGAAGACTCCAACACAAGAATGTGATTCAGTTGGTGGATGTGCTCTAcaatgaagagaagcagaaaat GTATATGGTGATGGAGTATTGCGTTTGTGGGATGCAAGAAATGCTGGACAGCGTCCCAGAGAAAAGGTTTCCAGTATTTCAAGCTCACGG gtATTTTTGCCAGCTCTTAGATGGCCTTGAATATTTGCACAGCCAGGGAATAGTTCACAAAGACATTAAACCAGGGAATCTGCTGCTGACCACAGACGGGGCACTTAAAATCTCAGACCTGGGAGTAGCAGAG GCCCTTCACCCATTTGCAGAAGATGATACATGTCGCACCAGTCAAGGCTCTCCAGCCTTCCAGCCCCCAGAGATTGCCAACGGACTGGACACCTTTTCAGGGTTTAAAGTGGACATTTGGTCTGCTGGAGTAACACT ATACAACATTACAACGAGTCTGTATCCGTTTGAGGGGGACAACATCTATAAGCTATTTGAGAACATAGGAAAAGGAGACTACACGGTTCCCGAGGAGTGTGGACCCCTCCTGTCCGACCTGCTGCAAG gaaTGCTTGAGTACGACCCTGCAAAGAGGTTTTCCATACAAAATATAAGGCAACACAA CTGGGTACGTAAGAAACACCCTCCGTCTGAGCCCCCTGTGCCCATCCCTGCCAACGCAGAAAGCAGGGACCCTTGGCGGAGTATGACAGTGGTGCCCTATCTGGAGGATCTGCACGGCTACACGGAGGAGGACGATGACGAGCTCTACGATGGAGAGGATGAGATCATATATACTCAGGACTTCACAGTGCCAG GTTGA